One window of Perca flavescens isolate YP-PL-M2 chromosome 6, PFLA_1.0, whole genome shotgun sequence genomic DNA carries:
- the cmtm7 gene encoding CKLF-like MARVEL transmembrane domain-containing protein 7 produces the protein MSHTVITTTTTTRTSADGVLNTGYTRTIPGLLKIGQMLALLVAFLCVHCVYGWPSWAAMQFFEVVVLWFLIAFFIFFLMHLFRLQARMPCINWPLTEFFHYSVGTILIFIASIVAAVKSAGVSALVAAGVFGFIATFLMAVSLWTSYSVTCGSHQTGAAV, from the exons ATGTCGCACACCGTCATCACCACGACGACGACAACGAGGACGTCCGCAGACGGCGTCCTGAACACGGGCTACACCCGCACCATCCCGGGACTGCTGAAGATCGGGCAGATG CTGGCGCTGCTCGTGGCCTTCCTGTGCGTGCACTGCGTCTACGGTTGGCCCAGCTGGGCGGCCATGCAGTTCTTCGAGGTGGTGGTGCTGTGGTTCCTCATCgccttcttcatcttcttcctcatgcacctgttcaggCTGCAGGCCAGGATGCCCTGCATCAACTGGCCGCTGACG GAGTTCTTCCATTACTCCGTCGGGACCATCCTCATCTTCATCGCCTCCATCGTGGCCGCTGTGAAGAGCGCAGGCGTCTCAGCGCTCGTGGCCGCCGGT gtatTTGGGTTCATAGCAACGTTCCTGATGGCTGTCAGTTTGTGGACGTCTTACAGCGTGACCTGCGGCTCTCATCAGACCG gtGCAGCAGTTTAA